A genomic region of Acidobacteriota bacterium contains the following coding sequences:
- a CDS encoding ABC transporter permease has protein sequence MITRGFSWLGRCIRPYRRRPAAAVLIVLTLALGVGANAAVFSAIDGILLRPLPFADPDRLMVVEAVRGDEPGPLSMREVADLEEQPGLFSEVAAFLPDSAYTLSGQGEAEKLPAILVTHDLVSLLGVDLLHGGAWPESFDRERNFGILLGHRVWQRKFGSRPDVVGTTVALDASPTHSPSYTIYGVLPEGFEFPDDTAIYRSIYISRYFPNIEDRNARQVVAVARLAPGVRTEEAGQRIAALGRRLAEQYPETNREVGLRLNPLRERYLGPVRPYVLLLFGATVAVLLIACVNVANLLLGVALARDREMAVRAALGAGRLRLAAQVLGEGLVLAAVGGLLGIAAAVPALHLLRLALAERLPLWMDLSLDGRALTAALVLSLIAGVGASLVPALRISAARLHQALKEGGRGGGAGRRQALARRGLVVSEVALCLVLLVAAGLVVRTFRALMAVDPGVRAEGVATFQVALPWTYAQEDVERFQREVLAGLVNLPGVSGSAFNSNPPLTGIERVDRSLVRAEGQDDVEVQNNPYAFNQVISDDYFEVAGVPLLAGRAFDRRDHADAPAVAIVSQRFAERLWPGESAVGKRFRVTEDTPQEASWREVVGVVGDVRREGPGAAPGFDLYWPLQQRRAAWGHYFARTTTPPAALREPARRVVAAVDSGQPVVDFRTLEQRILDSVWRERLTGTVFGIFSVLALVLAATGVYGVMSYLVRQRRRETGVRMALGARRRDVLAGVLREALVLVAIGVASGAVVALIAAQGLRGVLFGVAPWDPGAFAVGAGTLAVVGLLAALGPALRAIGTDPAEVLQAE, from the coding sequence ATGATCACCCGGGGTTTTAGCTGGCTTGGACGGTGTATTCGGCCCTATCGGCGGCGTCCCGCCGCGGCGGTTTTGATCGTATTGACCCTTGCCCTCGGCGTCGGCGCCAACGCCGCGGTGTTCAGTGCCATCGACGGAATCCTTCTGCGTCCGTTGCCGTTCGCCGATCCGGACCGGCTGATGGTGGTGGAGGCGGTGCGCGGCGACGAGCCGGGGCCTCTTTCGATGCGCGAGGTCGCGGACCTCGAGGAGCAGCCGGGGCTGTTCAGCGAGGTGGCGGCCTTCCTGCCGGATAGCGCCTACACCCTTTCCGGACAGGGCGAGGCCGAGAAACTCCCGGCCATCCTCGTGACCCACGACCTCGTCTCGCTGCTCGGCGTCGATCTCCTGCACGGGGGAGCGTGGCCGGAGAGCTTCGACCGCGAGCGCAATTTCGGCATCCTCCTCGGCCATCGCGTTTGGCAGCGCAAGTTCGGGAGCCGCCCGGATGTCGTCGGCACCACCGTCGCCCTCGATGCCTCGCCGACCCATTCGCCTTCCTACACCATCTACGGGGTGCTGCCGGAAGGCTTCGAGTTCCCGGACGACACGGCGATCTACCGGTCCATCTACATCAGTCGCTATTTTCCGAACATCGAGGACCGCAATGCGCGGCAGGTCGTGGCCGTCGCTCGGCTGGCCCCGGGTGTTCGCACCGAAGAGGCCGGCCAGAGGATCGCGGCCCTTGGACGACGGTTGGCGGAGCAGTATCCGGAGACCAACCGCGAAGTCGGACTGCGCCTCAATCCGCTACGTGAACGCTACCTGGGACCGGTGCGGCCGTACGTTTTGCTGCTGTTCGGGGCCACCGTTGCGGTGCTGTTGATCGCCTGTGTGAACGTCGCCAACCTGCTCCTCGGAGTGGCGCTCGCACGGGACCGGGAGATGGCCGTTCGCGCCGCCTTGGGCGCCGGCCGTCTGCGGCTGGCCGCGCAAGTGCTGGGCGAAGGGTTAGTGCTCGCTGCGGTGGGGGGACTCCTCGGCATCGCCGCCGCCGTGCCGGCGCTCCATCTGCTGCGGCTGGCGTTGGCTGAGCGACTGCCCTTGTGGATGGATCTCTCGCTCGACGGGCGCGCCCTCACCGCCGCCCTTGTCTTGAGCCTCATTGCGGGCGTCGGGGCCTCGCTGGTGCCGGCGCTGAGGATTTCGGCAGCGCGTCTTCACCAGGCTCTCAAGGAAGGCGGGCGCGGCGGCGGGGCGGGGCGGCGGCAAGCCTTGGCTCGTCGCGGTCTGGTGGTTTCGGAAGTGGCCCTGTGCTTGGTGCTGCTGGTGGCGGCGGGCCTGGTGGTGAGGACCTTCCGCGCCTTGATGGCGGTGGATCCCGGCGTCCGCGCCGAGGGCGTGGCGACCTTCCAGGTGGCGCTTCCGTGGACCTACGCGCAGGAGGATGTCGAGAGGTTTCAGCGGGAAGTGCTCGCAGGATTGGTCAACCTGCCCGGGGTTTCCGGCTCGGCCTTCAACTCGAATCCGCCGCTGACCGGTATCGAACGGGTGGACCGCTCGCTGGTGCGGGCCGAGGGACAAGACGATGTCGAGGTGCAAAACAACCCCTACGCCTTCAACCAGGTGATCAGTGACGACTACTTCGAGGTGGCGGGCGTGCCGCTGCTCGCCGGCCGCGCCTTCGACCGGCGCGACCACGCGGACGCACCGGCGGTGGCGATCGTCAGCCAGCGCTTCGCGGAGCGGCTCTGGCCGGGGGAGTCGGCGGTGGGCAAGCGCTTTCGGGTAACGGAAGACACACCGCAAGAGGCGTCCTGGCGCGAGGTGGTGGGAGTGGTGGGCGACGTTCGCCGCGAGGGGCCCGGTGCGGCTCCGGGTTTCGATCTCTACTGGCCGTTGCAGCAACGTCGGGCGGCTTGGGGACACTATTTCGCCCGCACCACCACCCCGCCCGCGGCGCTGCGTGAACCGGCGCGAAGGGTGGTGGCCGCGGTCGACTCCGGCCAGCCGGTGGTGGATTTTCGGACGCTCGAACAGCGCATCCTCGACAGCGTCTGGAGAGAGCGCCTGACCGGCACGGTATTCGGGATCTTTTCGGTCCTCGCGCTGGTGCTCGCCGCAACCGGAGTCTACGGGGTGATGTCCTATCTGGTCCGGCAGCGCCGGCGGGAAACCGGAGTGCGGATGGCGCTCGGCGCCCGCCGCCGGGATGTCCTCGCAGGCGTTCTGCGGGAAGCGCTCGTCCTGGTGGCGATCGGTGTGGCGAGCGGAGCGGTGGTCGCGCTGATCGCCGCCCAGGGGCTCCGCGGCGTCCTCTTCGGCGTGGCGCCGTGGGACCCCGGCGCCTTCGCCGTCGGTGCGGGCACCCTGGCCGTCGTCGGGCTGCTGGCAGCCCTCGGGCCGGCGCTGCGCGCCATCGGCACGGATCCGGCCGAGGTACTCCAGGCGGAGTGA
- a CDS encoding peptidoglycan recognition family protein, with amino-acid sequence MAKRRKRALVAFLWFMLVNAAFLLIPRASYRALVIHHSAANVSDFYTIREAHRTRGWFESAYHLVLSNGSTDIPFGHLQPTRRYRLGLWSVATRSPRHNLTAIHLCVAGNFETSPVPAPLQVALGHAIQELQKRHGITADRIYLHRDCSPTACPGRNIDSARLTAWARLGSQAPQAIRAQHRKALDSVRLTPAFFHSIWAGANFALLLYLCGWRTERRSSESRSHLGLTSSPSSVRVSKGRSSVRSCQPG; translated from the coding sequence ATGGCAAAGCGAAGAAAACGCGCCCTCGTCGCATTCCTGTGGTTCATGCTGGTCAACGCCGCCTTCTTGCTGATCCCACGCGCTTCCTATCGGGCACTCGTCATCCATCACAGCGCAGCGAACGTCTCGGACTTCTACACCATCCGCGAGGCGCACCGAACTCGTGGCTGGTTCGAGAGCGCTTATCATCTGGTGCTTTCCAACGGCAGCACCGACATTCCTTTTGGCCACTTACAGCCGACTCGCCGGTATCGACTTGGACTGTGGAGCGTGGCGACCCGCAGCCCACGCCATAACCTCACAGCTATCCACCTTTGTGTGGCCGGCAACTTCGAGACGTCGCCGGTTCCAGCACCCCTTCAAGTCGCCCTCGGCCATGCGATTCAGGAGCTTCAGAAGCGACACGGGATCACCGCTGACCGGATCTACCTACACCGGGACTGCAGTCCCACCGCCTGCCCCGGACGTAACATCGACTCTGCGCGACTGACTGCCTGGGCTCGCCTTGGTTCGCAGGCGCCACAAGCGATCCGAGCACAGCACCGTAAGGCGCTCGACAGTGTCCGACTGACTCCGGCTTTCTTCCATTCGATCTGGGCCGGCGCCAATTTCGCGCTTCTTCTCTACCTCTGCGGCTGGCGGACCGAGCGCCGCTCTTCCGAATCGAGATCTCACCTCGGCCTGACCTCCTCGCCGTCCTCCGTGCGGGTTTCGAAGGGTAGGTCGTCGGTGCGCTCTTGCCAGCCCGGATAG